Below is a window of Pseudomonas monteilii DNA.
GCCAGGCTGTCCATGTCGTGGCGCGTGGCCGTGGAGTCCAGCACGTACGATTCGAGCATGGTGTCGTAGGCGACACCGCGCAGCTGGATGCCCTGCGCCGGGTCACCGCCGAGCGCGCAGTTGGCGAGGATGTTGATGTCGTACTTGGCATTCTGCGCGACCTTGGCCTTGGTCGGATCCTCCAGCAGGGGCTGGAGTGCGCGCAGGACCGTGTCCCGGTCGAGCTGGGCCGGCGCATCGGGATAGTCGTGGGTCAACGGCACGTAGGCCGCCTCGTGCGGCTCGACCGCGAAGGACACCCCAACCAGCTGCGCCTGCTGGGCATCCACGCTGGTGGTCTCGGTGTCGAAGGCGAACAGCGGCGCCTGGCGCAGCTTTTCCAGCCAGGCCTCGAAGCGTGCCGGGTCGAGCACGGTCTCGTAGTTCGGCTCGACCAAGGCCTGCGGCTCTTCGGCCGGCTCCAGCGCCGTGCCGGCCTGGGCGGCCTCACGCTGCAGATCGGCGATCCAGCCCTTGAACTCCATCTCGGTGTACAACGCCAGCAACGCGTCACGATCGGGCTCGCCGCACACCAGCGCATCGACCTCGATGTCCAGCGGCACGTCGATCTTGATGGTCGCCAGCTCGTAGGACATGAACGCCGCCTCGCGGTGCTCCTCGAGCTTGGCGGGCAGCCCCTTGGCGCCCCGGATGGGCAGCGTCGGGACCTTGTCGAGGTTGTCGTAGAGGTCGCGCAGCCCCCCACCGATGCCCGTCAGCAGGCCCACGGCCGTCTTCTCGCCCACCCCCGGTACGCCTGGGATGTTGTCGACCTTGTCGCCCATCAGCGCCAGGAAATCGATGATGTGCTCGGGGCCGACGCCGAACTTCTCGTGCACGCCGTCGATGTCCAGCACGCTGCCGGTCATGGTGTTGACCAGGGTGATGTGGCCATCGACCAGCTGCGCCATGTCCTTGTCACCCGTCGAGATGATCACCGGGCGCCCCGCCGCGGCGCTGCTGCGCGCCAGGGTGCCGATCACGTCATCCGCCTCCACGCCTTCCACGCACAGCAGGGGGTAGCCCGACGCACGCACGCTGGCGTGCAGCGGCTCGACCTGCAGGCGCAGGTCATCCGGCATCTTCGGTCGGTTGGCCTTGTACTCGGCGAACAGCGTGTCGCGGAACGTTCCGCCCTTGGCATCGAAGACCACGGCGAACAGGCTGTCCGGGTACTGCCGGCGCAGGCTCTTGAGCATGTTCAGCACGCCCTTGACGGCACCGGTGGGCAGGCCCTTGGACGTGGTCAGCGGCGGCAGCGCATGGAAGGCCCGGTACAGATAGGACGAACCGTCCACCAGGACGAGAGGGGGTAGGCTCATGAGCAGAATCAACCTTTTCGACGGGTCCGGCGCTAGAATGGCCAGAATCATTGACAACAAAGGGACAAGGTTATCATGCGCTCATTCAATCGCCTGTTATTGCTCGGTCTGCTGGTCACCCTGCCAGTCATCGCCCAGGCGGCGGACGATGCGCCCTCGGCCGACCCCGAGGTGACCATTCGCACGGAAGGCGACCGCACCATCCAGGAGTACCGGCAGAACGGTTTCCTGTACGCCGTCAAGGTCACGCCCAAGCACGGCAAGCCTTATTTCCTGGTCCGCGCCGACGGCACCGACGCCAACTTCATCCGCTCCGACCAACCGGACATGCTGATCCCCGCCTGGAAGATCTTCGAGTGGTAAAGTGAGGCGCTTTCACATCAACTCGGCGCCTTCCAACGGAGGCGCCCCCACGAGCTTTCTTTCATCATGTCCGTCTTCACGCCCCTGACCCGGCCGCAACTGGAAACCTTCCTGGCACCTTATGGCCTGGGCCGCCTGCTCGACTTCCAGGGCATCGCCGCCGGTACCGAGAACAGCAATTTCTTCATCAGCCTGGAACAGGGGGAGTTCGTGCTGACGCTGGTCGAGCGCGGCCCGGTCGAGGATCTGCCGTTCTTCATCGACCTGCTGGACGTGCTGCACGAGGCCGACATGCCGGTGCCCTATGCCTTGCGCGACGTCGAGGGCAATGCGCTGCGCGAGGTCGCCGGCAAACCGGCACTGCTGCAGCCGCGCCTGTGCGGCAAGCACATCAAGACCCCCAACACCCAGCATTGTGCCCAGGTTGGCGAGCTACTCGCGCACATCCACCTCGCCACCCGCGAGCGGATCCTCGAGCGCACGACCGACCGGGGGCTGGCCTGGATGCTCGAGGCCGGCGCCGAGCTGTTGCCGCGCCTGGATGCGGATCAGCGTCAGTTGCTGCAGACCACGCTCGACGAGATCGTCACGCACCGCGCGCAGATCCTCGGCTTGCCTCAGGCCAACCTGCACGCCGACTTGTTCCGCGACAACGTGATGTTCGAAGGGACCCACCTGACGGGTGTGATCGACTTCTACAACGCCTGCTCCGGGCCGATGCTGTACGACATCGCCATCACCCTGAACGATTGGTGCTGCACGGCGGACGGCAGCCTCGACCTGCCACGTGCCCAGGCGCTGCTCGGTGCCTATGCGGCCCTGCGGCCTTTCACTGCCGCAGAGGCCGAACTGTGGCCGGTCATGCTGCGCGTGGCCTGTGTACGGTTCTGGCTGTCACGCCTGATCGCGGCCGAGTCGTTCGCTGGCATGGACGTGATGATTCACGACCCGGCGGAGTTCGAGGTGCGCCTGGCGCAACGGCAAGAGGTCGTGGTGCGGTTGCCGTTCGCACTGTAAGGCGGCGCTGACGCCGCTGCAGGCGGTGACGGGGCGGACGTCATCGCGGGCAAGCCCGCTCCCACAAGCGGCTCGCGCAGCCTGCCTACACTGGCGGCTGCAGAGGTTTCCTACAAGCTGCTTGCGCAGCCGTGCCTACACCCACGGCCGCAGAGGTCTCCTACAAGCTGCTTGCGCAGCCGGGCCTATACTGGCGGCTGCAGAGATCTGGGTGGGAGCTGGCTTGCCAGCGATAGGGCCCTGGCAGGCGCCGGAGCGGCTGCAATGGGGTCCGCAGAGCCTGTCCAGGCAGCCATCTCTCGCTGTCAGCCAATTTTGATGGATCAGTCGCTCCAGCTTACGGCTTGAAGGGTGCGGCTCTCTGCCTCGCACGCTTTCAAAGCGACTCCAGGCACCCCGCCAGCCCGTTCCCCAGGTTCTCCAGCAGGCGTTCATACCCATGGGCATCCACCGGATCGGTGCCCCCGAGCGCATCCAGCTCTGCCAGCCGCACCGGCAGCCCGGCCGTCAGGGTCTCGGCCAGGCGTGGGCGCATGGGCGGCTCGCTGAACACGCAGGTCTTGCCCACGTCCTGCAGACGCGCACGCATGGCCGCCACGTGCTGGGCCCCGGGCTGGACTTCCGACGCCACACTGAACACGCCGGTATGGTTGAGGCCATAGGCGGCCTCGAAGTAATCGAAGGCTTCGTGGAACACGAAATAGGGCTTGCCAGCCACCCCGGCCACGCGGGCCTGGATGCGCTGGTCCAGCCCATTCAGGCGCTCGGTGAATGCCGTCAGGTTGGCCTGATAGCGCGCCGCATGGGCAGGGTCGACCTGGGCCAGGTCGGCGGCCATCTTCGCGGCGATCACGCGTGCATTGGCCGACGAGAGCCACAGGTGGGCATCCAGGCTGCCCGGGCGGTGGTCATGGTCGTGTTCGTCATGACCGTGTGCAGCATCATGGTCATGCCCATCATGATCGCCCTCGTGCGAATGGCTGTCCTGCCCGAAGTGGCGCAACGTCAGGCCAGGCAGTGACTGCACGGCGACGGTGGTCTTGCTGCGGCTACCCAGTACCCGTGGCAGAAAGTTCTCCATGTCAGGGCCGATCCAGTACAGCAGGTCGGCCTCGCCCACCCGGCGCACGTCCGATGGGCGCAGCGCATAGTGATGGGGGGACGCACCCGGCGGCAGCAGCACATCGGGTGTACCCACCCCGTCCTGTACGGCGGCGGCGATCTGCTGCAAGGGCTTGATGCTCGTCAGGACGCGTACGTCGGCTTGAGCATTCAGGGCCGTGAACGACCCGAGGAAAGCGACGAAGAGAACCAGTAATCGGGACATGGTGCATACTCGAAAGGGCCAAAAACGGGTAACATAATAACGTCTCTGCCTGGAATCGTCGCTCCCCATGTCCATCACGCCGCTGGCCCATCGTCCCCACGACCATTCTCACTGCGTCCACAGCGCGCTCTCTGAAGCCGATGCCATCTGCACCCGCCAGGGCCTGCGCCTGACCGCGCTGCGCCGTCGTGTGCTGGAGCTGGTCTGGCAGAGCCACAAGCCGCTGGGGGCCTACGACATCCTCGCGGTGCTGAGCGAGCAGGACGGTCGCCGCGCGGCACCGCCCACGGTCTACCGCGCCCTGGACTTCCTGCTGGACAACGGCCTGGTGCACCGCATCGCCTCGCTCAACGCCTTCATCGGCTGCAGCCATCCGGAACATGCCCACCAGGGTCAGTTCCTGATCTGCCGGGTGTGTCACGTGGCGCTGGAGCTGGAGCAGGAAAGCATCAGCGGTGCCATCGTCAGCAGCGCCAAGGCGGTGGGCTTCGCGGTCGAAGGGCAGACGGTGGAAGTGGTCGGCATCTGCGCCAGCTGCCGGAGCGCGGCATGAGCGAGGCGCTCATCCGTCTCGATCAGGTCGGCGTCACGTTCGCCGGCGAGGTGGTGCTCGACGCCATCGACCTGAGCGTCGCACCCGGCCAGATCGTCACCCTGATCGGCCCCAATGGCGCTGGCAAGACCACCTTGGTGCGCAGCGTGCTCGGCCTGCTCAAGCCGCACCGCGGCACGGTCTGGCGGCGGCCACGCCTGCGGATCGGCTACATGCCGCAGAAGATTCAGGTAGACCCTACGCTGCCCTTGTCGGTGCTGCGTTTCCTGCGCCTGGTGCCCGGTGTGGACCGGGCGGCCGCGCTGGAGGCGCTGCGCGAAGTCGGTGCCCAGCAGACCATCGACAGCCCGATCCAGACGGTGTCCGGCGGCGAAATGCAACGTGTGCTGCTGGCCCGGGCGCTGCTGCGCAAGCCGGAGCTGCTGGTGCTCGACGAGCCGGTACAGGGCGTGGACGTGGCGGGGCAGTCCGAGTTGTACAGTCTGATCACTCGGCTGCGTGATCGCTACGGCTGCGGCGTGCTGATGGTCTCCCACGACCTGCACCTGGTAATGAGCACGACCGACCAGGTGGTGTGCCTGAATCGGCACGTCTGCTGCTCCGGCCATCCCGAGCAGGTCAGCGGTGATCCGGCCTTCGTCGAGCTGTTCGGCCATCATGCACCCAGCCTGGCTGTCTATCACCATCATCACGACCATAGCCATGACCTGCATGGTTCGGTCATCACGCCTGCGCCCCACGTTCATGGAGACCATTGCAAGCATGGCTGATTTTCTACTGTATGCCCTGCTTGCGGGACTGGCCCTGGCCGTGGTGGCTGGACCACTGGGCTCGTTCGTGGTCTGGCGACGCATGGCCTATTTCGGCGATACCCTGTCCCATGCCGCGCTGCTGGGCGTGGCGCTGGGCTTCGCGCTGGACGTCAGCCCCACGCTGGCGGTGACCGTCGGCTGCCTGCTGCTGGCGCTGGCCCTGGTCACCTTGCAGCAACGCCAGCCCCTGGCGTCCGATACGCTGTTGGGTATCCTGGCGCCCAGCACGCTGTCGCTGGGCCTGGTGACCTTGAGCTTCATGCACGATGTGCGCATCGACCTGATGGCCTACCTGTTCGGCGACCTGCTGGCGATCAGCCCGACCGACCTGGGCTGGATCCTGGGAGGCAGTGCGCTGGTGCTGCTGTTGCTGGTCGTGTTGTGGCGTCCATTGCTGGCGGTCACGGTGCACGAAGAGCTGGCCAGGGTCGAAGGCTTGCCGGTCGCCGGACTGCGCCTGGCCCTGATGTTGTTGATCGCGGTGGTGATCGCGGTGGCCATGAAGATCGTCGGCGTGTTGCTGATCACCTCGCTGCTGATCATTCCTGCCGCCACGGCGCAACGCCACGCCCGCTCGCCCGAGCAGATGGCGCTGGGCGCCAGCGTCCTGGGCATCGTCGCGGTCTGTGGCGGGCTGGCGATGTCCTGGTTCAAGGACACCCCGGCCGGGCCCTCGATCGTGGTCTGTGCAGCGGTGCTATTCTTGTTGAGCTTGGCGCTGCCCAAGCGATAAGCGGAGCGCGCCTGGCGCGCCCTGCAACCTTTCCTCCGCGCCTGTGTCAACAAGACCTGTTCCCGAGCGTGTGTACCTGGGTGTAGACTTGCTCGCTTTTTTGCGCAATCAGAGAGTCGCAGGAATGAAGCCGTTCGCTACCCGTTATCTGCTCCTTGCCGTCTTTTCGCTGCTACTGGCAGCGTGTTCCCATGCGCCGACGGAGCCTCCGGCCGTGCCGCCGCAAGCCGACCCTTGGCAGCAACTGCAGGACAGCATCACCCGCAACGAGCTGGCCACCGCGGAAGATCAGTTGAGCACCCTGCAAACGCAGGCACCCGACGACGAACGTCTGGAGTCCTTCCAGCGGCAGCTGGCCGAGGCCTACCTGCAACGCAGTCAGATCGTCCTGCAGAAGGGCGACGTCAATGCGGCCGCCACGGCCCTGGCCCGGGCACGTACGCTGATGCCACAGGCGCCGGCATTGACCGGCGGCACCAATGGCGCCCTGGTGCATGCGCGCAAGGTCGAGCTGGAAAAGGCCGAAGCGGCGTTGAAGGCGGCCGAATCCAAACCCAAGGCCCGCGTGATCGACCCGACCGCACCCAGCACCGTGATCGCGCTGGAAACCACCGATATCCAGGCCATGCGCCGCCAGCTCGACGCGATCGCGGCCGACGTGGTGAATTACCAGTGCGAGGTGGTGTTCCAGGTGCCCCGCAAGCAGGATGCGCCCTGGCTCAAGACCTTGCTGCGCAAGCGCGTGGCGCAGATGGATGCCGATTTTGCGTTGCGTCAGCGGCATGAGATCCAGCGTGCATTGCCAGCGCAGGTGGTATTGGTGCCGCACCAGCAGTAAGGGCAGGGGGACTCTTTGCTGAACGAGCCCCTTGGGGCCTGCCTGCAAGACAGGCGGTGCCGGACCAGTCGCCATCGCGGGCAAGCCCGCTCCCACAGGGGGCAGTGATAGCCTACAACGCCGCAGTGGGGCTACGGGTGTAGGAGCGGCCCCTGTGCCGCGATGGGCCGCAAAGCGGCCCCAGAAATCGATCAGAGATAAAGCCTCTAGCCATGCCAGCTATCGCCATGTTCTCTGCGCGACAGCGCGGCGCTAAGGCGGCAGGCGGACTCCCACAGGTCTGTGACAGCCGGTCTTTGTGTGGTGTGCCCAGAGTAAGTCGCCCTGCGAGGCGGCGGGCGGACGTTCATGAGAGAACCCAGCGTACTGCGCACCGCACGCGGCCCATAAACGAACAGTGGCCGCCCAAGGGCAGCCACTGCAGAAACAGCCTGTCGAAGCGCCGGACCGCTCAATGCGGCCGGCGCTTCGTTCGTTACGCCGGGATGGCTTCGGCCGCGGCCTCGCGATCCCAGACGCGGTGCTCCAGCAATACCTGGACGAACGCATCCACGGTCTTCTGGTCATCGCCCAGCAGCAGGCCCTTGTCCTGCTGCAGGCCCAGGCTGTCGAGCAGGTCCTTGGCGCCGCTGGCCAGCCCCATCGGCTTGAGGTGCTTGTACGCCTCCAGCAGGTAGTGCTTGGCCAGGCCGCTGGCGGCCAGGGCCTTCAGGGCTGCATCGCCTGCCGGTACCCAGAGACCATCGATCATCACCGACGGCATGCCCTCCATCGACGCGTCCACCGGCAGCTGCTTGCCATCGGCCGTCTTCACCGGCGCCGAGGACGGGCCGAGCAGCAACACGCGGGCGCTCTGGGCTTCGAAGGCCTTGACCAGACGATCGACACTGGCGCCGTCCACACCGTTGGCCACCAGCAGGCCGATCTTGCGGCCCTTGATGCCGACGGTGCCCGGATGGTTCATCTGGCTCAGGGCAGGCGAGGTGGTGGGGCTTGGCTTTTCAGCCTTGCCCGGCTCCTTGACGTTGACCGTGCCCTGGGTCGGTGCCGGCAGGCCCAGGTTCTCGGCCACGGCAGCGGCCAGGTCGAGGTCGATGTTGGCGAGGATCTCGTTCACCTGGCGGGCACGGATGTATTCGCGCTCGACCTTGCCCAGCTCGAAGCTGTAGGCCTTGATGATGTGCTGCTGCTCGTTCGGGCTCATGCTCTTGTAGAACAGGCGTGCCTGGGAGAAGTGATCGCCGAACGAATCGCTGCGCTCACGCACCTTGCGGGCGTCGACACGCTCCTGGTACGTCTCGAAACCACCGTCGCGTGCCGCCGGCGGGGTTTCCTTCGGCCAACCGCCGTCGATCGAGTTCGGCTCGTAGGCAGCGCGACCCTTGTCGATGGTCATGCGGTGCATGCCGTCGCGCTGGCCATTGTGGTTGGGCGAAACCGGACGGTTGATCGGGATTTCGTGGAAGTTCGGCCCACCCAGGCGGCTGATCTGCGTATCGGTGTAGGAGAACAGGCGCCCTTGCAGCAGCGGGTCGTTGGTGAAGTCGATCCCGGGCACGATATGGCCGGGGCAGAAGGCGATCTGCTCGATCTCGGCGAAGAAGTTGTCCGGGTTGCGGTTGAGCACCATCTTGCCCAGGGGCGTCACCGGCACCAGCTCTTCAGGAATGATCTTGGTCGGGTCCAGCAGGTCGAAGTCGAACTTGTGCTCGTCGGCTTCCGGCACGATCTGCACGCCCAGCTCCCACTCGGGGTAGTCGCCGGTCTCGATCGCTTCCCACAGGTCGCGACGGTGATAGTCGGTGTCCTTGCCCGCCAGCTTCTGGGCTTCGTCCCACAGTACCGAGTGTACGCCCTGCTTGGGCTTCCAGTGGAACTTGACGAAGGTGGCCACGCCCTCGGCGTTGATCAGGCGGAAGGTGTGGACGCCGAAGCCTTCCATCATCCGCAGGCTGCGCGGGATGGCGCGGTCGGACATGGCCCAGACGACCATGTGGGCCGACTCCGGCACCAGCGAGACGAAGTCCCAGAAAGTATCGTGGGCCGAGCCGCCCGTCGGGATCTCGTTGTGCGGCTCGGGTTTGACCGCGTGCACGAAGTCCGGGAACTTGAGCGCATCCTGGATGAAGAACACCGGCATGTTGTTGCCGACCAGGTCGAAGTTGCCTTCGTCGGTGTAGAACTTCACGGCAAAGCCGCGTACGTCACGCACGGTATCGCCAGAGCCACGAGGCCCCTGCACCGTGGAGAAGCGCACGAAGACCGGCGTGGTCTTCTCCGGATCCTGCAGGAAGCCGGCCTTGGTCAGCTCGGCGTGGTTGCCGTAGCTCTGGAAGTAGCCGTGGGCACCGGTACCACGGGCGTGGACGATGCGCTCCGGAATGCGCTCATGGTCGAAGTGGGTGATCTTCTCACGCATGATGAAGTCTTCGAGCAGCGAGGGCCCGCGTGCACCGGCCTTGAGCGTGTTCTGGTTGTCCGAGACTTTCACGCCCTGGTTGGTGCGCAGCGCCTGGCCAGTGGCATCGCTACGGAACGCTTCGAGCGTCTGCAGTTTCTCATTGGTGTTGGCACGGTCCGGCGTCTGTGTGCCGGCGAGTTCGCTGTGCTTGGGTGTATCCGTATGCTTGCTGGCCATTTTCGGCTCTCCCCATCAGTATTCAGGCCGCCCATCGGGACGTTGTCCAGCTAGTGACTGATGAGGCCGTGCAAGCGTTCCGTCGGACTTGCCAGCCGTCGCGTTATGCCAACGCCCGAGGTTCGACCTCAAATAAATGCTAAGAACGCCTCACGGAAAAGGCTAAAATGCGCCACCCGGCACACCGCCGACCTCCATTCATGCGCCCCACAAGGTTCGCTAAGTGATTGAGTTTCAAGATGTTCACAAGACCTACCGCGTTGGCGGCAGGGACATTCCGGCGCTTCAGCCGACCCAGCTGGTCATCGAGGATGGCCAGGTCTATGGCCTGATCGGCCACTCCGGCGCGGGCAAGAGCACGCTGCTGCGTCTGATCAACCGCCTCGAGGCGCCGACCGGCGGCCGCATCATCGTCGATGGCGAAGACGTCACGGCGTTCGATGCCAACCAGCTGCGGCGCTTCCGCCAGCAGGTCGGCATGATCTTCCAGCATTTCAACCTGCTGGCCTCCAAGACCGTCGCCGACAACGTGGCCTTGCCGCTGACCCTGGCGGGTGAGCTGTCACGTGGCGAGATCGACCAGCGGGTGAACGAGCTGCTGGCCCGGGTCGGCCTGGCCGACCACGCCCGCAAGTACCCCGCGCAACTGTCCGGCGGGCAGAAGCAGCGCGTGGGCATCGCCCGAGCCCTGGCCACCCGGCCCAAGATCCTGCTGTGCGACGAGGCCACCAGCGCCCTCGATCCACAGACCACGGCGTCGGTATTGCAACTGCTGGCCGAGATCAACCGCGAGCTGAAGCTGACCATCGTGCTCATCACCCACGAGATGGACGTGATCCGCCGGGTCTGTGACCGCGTGGCGGTGATGGACGCCGGCCGTATCGTCGAGCAGGGTGCCGTGGCCGACGTGTTCCTGCATCCGGTCCACCCGACTACCCGACGCTTCGTGCAGGAAGACGAACAGGTCGACGAAGGCGAGCAACGCGACGACTTCGAGCATGTGCCTGGGCGCATCATCCGCCTGACCTTCCAGGGCGAGGCCACCTACGCCCCCCTGCTGGGCACCGTCGCCCGTGAGACCGGGGTCGATTACAGCATCCTTGCCGGACGCATCGACCGAATCAAAGACGTTCCCTATGGGCAGTTGACGCTGGCCGTGACCGGTGGCGACATGGATGCGGCCTTCGACCGCTTCACGGCCGCCGACGTGCATATGGAGGTATTGCGTTGATGGACGCCCTGAATTTCTTCGCCAACGTCGACTGGGCCGAGATCTGGCTGGCCACGGTCGATACCCTGATCATGCTGTTCGGCTCGCTGCTCTTCACCGTGCTGCTGGGTCTGCCGCTGGGTGTGCTGCTGTTTCTCTGCGGCCCTCGGCAGATGTTCGAACAGAAAGGCGTCTACGCGCTGCTGTCGCTGGTGGTAAACGTCCTGCGTTCGTTACCGTTCATCATCCTGCTGATCGTGATGATCCCGTTCACCGTGCTCATCACCGGCACCTCGCTGGGCGTGGCCGGGGCCATCCCGCCGCTGGTCGTCGGCGCCACACCGTTCTTCGCCCGGCTGGTCGAGACGGCGCTGCGTGAAGTGGACCGTGGCATCATCGAGGCGACCCAGGCGATGGGCGCGACGACACGTCAGATCATCACCCATGCACTGCTGCCGGAAGCGCGCCCGGGCATCTTCGCCGCGATCACCGTCACTGCCATCACCCTGGTGTCCTACACGGCCATGGCCGGCGTGGTCGGTGCCGGCGGCCTGGGCGACCTGGCCATCCGCTTCGGTTACCAGCGGTTCCAGACCGATGTCATGGTCGTCACCGTGGTGCTGCTGCTGATCCTGGTGCAGGTGCTGCAGAGCATCGGTGACAGGCTGGTCGTGCATTTCTCTCGCAAGTGAACCCAACCCGGTCGGTCGAGAGCCGAGAAGGCTCTCTCTAAGGAGTGTCAATGAAAAAGCTGCTTGCTATCGCCGCCGCGGTCGCGGCCTTCTCGGTCCAGGCCGAGACCCTTACGGTCGCCGCCACCCCGGTGCCGCACGCCGAAATCCTCAAGTTCGTCCAGCCGCAGCTGGCCAAAGAGGGCGTGGAACTGAAGGTCAAGGAGTTCACCGACTACATCCAGCCGAACGTGCAGGTGGCGGAAAAGCGTCTGGACGCCAACTTCTTCCAGCACCAGCCGTACCTGGACGAGTTCAACAAGGCCAAGGGCACCGACTTGGTCAGCGTCGCTGGCGTGCACCTGGAACCTCTGGGCGCCTACTCGGACAAGCTCAAGAGCCTGGATGCCCTGCCGTCTGGCGCCACCGTGGTGATCCCGAATGACGCCACCAACGGTGGGCGCGCCCTGCTGCTGCTGGACAAGGCGGGCGTGATCAAGCTCAAGGACAATGGCAACATC
It encodes the following:
- a CDS encoding Fur family transcriptional regulator; the encoded protein is MSITPLAHRPHDHSHCVHSALSEADAICTRQGLRLTALRRRVLELVWQSHKPLGAYDILAVLSEQDGRRAAPPTVYRALDFLLDNGLVHRIASLNAFIGCSHPEHAHQGQFLICRVCHVALELEQESISGAIVSSAKAVGFAVEGQTVEVVGICASCRSAA
- a CDS encoding metal ABC transporter permease yields the protein MDALNFFANVDWAEIWLATVDTLIMLFGSLLFTVLLGLPLGVLLFLCGPRQMFEQKGVYALLSLVVNVLRSLPFIILLIVMIPFTVLITGTSLGVAGAIPPLVVGATPFFARLVETALREVDRGIIEATQAMGATTRQIITHALLPEARPGIFAAITVTAITLVSYTAMAGVVGAGGLGDLAIRFGYQRFQTDVMVVTVVLLLILVQVLQSIGDRLVVHFSRK
- a CDS encoding methionine ABC transporter ATP-binding protein: MIEFQDVHKTYRVGGRDIPALQPTQLVIEDGQVYGLIGHSGAGKSTLLRLINRLEAPTGGRIIVDGEDVTAFDANQLRRFRQQVGMIFQHFNLLASKTVADNVALPLTLAGELSRGEIDQRVNELLARVGLADHARKYPAQLSGGQKQRVGIARALATRPKILLCDEATSALDPQTTASVLQLLAEINRELKLTIVLITHEMDVIRRVCDRVAVMDAGRIVEQGAVADVFLHPVHPTTRRFVQEDEQVDEGEQRDDFEHVPGRIIRLTFQGEATYAPLLGTVARETGVDYSILAGRIDRIKDVPYGQLTLAVTGGDMDAAFDRFTAADVHMEVLR
- the katE gene encoding catalase HPII (Catalase HPII; monofunctional catalase that decomposes hydrogen peroxide into water and oxygen; serves to protect cells from the toxic effects of hydrogen peroxide) encodes the protein MASKHTDTPKHSELAGTQTPDRANTNEKLQTLEAFRSDATGQALRTNQGVKVSDNQNTLKAGARGPSLLEDFIMREKITHFDHERIPERIVHARGTGAHGYFQSYGNHAELTKAGFLQDPEKTTPVFVRFSTVQGPRGSGDTVRDVRGFAVKFYTDEGNFDLVGNNMPVFFIQDALKFPDFVHAVKPEPHNEIPTGGSAHDTFWDFVSLVPESAHMVVWAMSDRAIPRSLRMMEGFGVHTFRLINAEGVATFVKFHWKPKQGVHSVLWDEAQKLAGKDTDYHRRDLWEAIETGDYPEWELGVQIVPEADEHKFDFDLLDPTKIIPEELVPVTPLGKMVLNRNPDNFFAEIEQIAFCPGHIVPGIDFTNDPLLQGRLFSYTDTQISRLGGPNFHEIPINRPVSPNHNGQRDGMHRMTIDKGRAAYEPNSIDGGWPKETPPAARDGGFETYQERVDARKVRERSDSFGDHFSQARLFYKSMSPNEQQHIIKAYSFELGKVEREYIRARQVNEILANIDLDLAAAVAENLGLPAPTQGTVNVKEPGKAEKPSPTTSPALSQMNHPGTVGIKGRKIGLLVANGVDGASVDRLVKAFEAQSARVLLLGPSSAPVKTADGKQLPVDASMEGMPSVMIDGLWVPAGDAALKALAASGLAKHYLLEAYKHLKPMGLASGAKDLLDSLGLQQDKGLLLGDDQKTVDAFVQVLLEHRVWDREAAAEAIPA
- a CDS encoding ABC transporter substrate-binding protein is translated as MSRLLVLFVAFLGSFTALNAQADVRVLTSIKPLQQIAAAVQDGVGTPDVLLPPGASPHHYALRPSDVRRVGEADLLYWIGPDMENFLPRVLGSRSKTTVAVQSLPGLTLRHFGQDSHSHEGDHDGHDHDAAHGHDEHDHDHRPGSLDAHLWLSSANARVIAAKMAADLAQVDPAHAARYQANLTAFTERLNGLDQRIQARVAGVAGKPYFVFHEAFDYFEAAYGLNHTGVFSVASEVQPGAQHVAAMRARLQDVGKTCVFSEPPMRPRLAETLTAGLPVRLAELDALGGTDPVDAHGYERLLENLGNGLAGCLESL
- a CDS encoding homoserine kinase — protein: MSVFTPLTRPQLETFLAPYGLGRLLDFQGIAAGTENSNFFISLEQGEFVLTLVERGPVEDLPFFIDLLDVLHEADMPVPYALRDVEGNALREVAGKPALLQPRLCGKHIKTPNTQHCAQVGELLAHIHLATRERILERTTDRGLAWMLEAGAELLPRLDADQRQLLQTTLDEIVTHRAQILGLPQANLHADLFRDNVMFEGTHLTGVIDFYNACSGPMLYDIAITLNDWCCTADGSLDLPRAQALLGAYAALRPFTAAEAELWPVMLRVACVRFWLSRLIAAESFAGMDVMIHDPAEFEVRLAQRQEVVVRLPFAL
- a CDS encoding zinc ABC transporter ATP-binding protein, with the translated sequence MSEALIRLDQVGVTFAGEVVLDAIDLSVAPGQIVTLIGPNGAGKTTLVRSVLGLLKPHRGTVWRRPRLRIGYMPQKIQVDPTLPLSVLRFLRLVPGVDRAAALEALREVGAQQTIDSPIQTVSGGEMQRVLLARALLRKPELLVLDEPVQGVDVAGQSELYSLITRLRDRYGCGVLMVSHDLHLVMSTTDQVVCLNRHVCCSGHPEQVSGDPAFVELFGHHAPSLAVYHHHHDHSHDLHGSVITPAPHVHGDHCKHG
- a CDS encoding methionine ABC transporter substrate-binding protein; translated protein: MKKLLAIAAAVAAFSVQAETLTVAATPVPHAEILKFVQPQLAKEGVELKVKEFTDYIQPNVQVAEKRLDANFFQHQPYLDEFNKAKGTDLVSVAGVHLEPLGAYSDKLKSLDALPSGATVVIPNDATNGGRALLLLDKAGVIKLKDNGNILSTVKDIVENPKNLKFRELEAATIPRVLTQVDLALINTNYALEAKLDPKKDALVIEGSDSPYVNILVARPDNKDSEAMKKLVEALHSPEMKQFINEKYKGAVVPAF